DNA from Gracilinanus agilis isolate LMUSP501 chromosome 3, AgileGrace, whole genome shotgun sequence:
TTTTCTCTGACTATGGTCCCCCATCcttagaattctcttcctccttctctctaccTTCTGGCTTCCCCGAAGTCCAGCTAAAgttccatcttctacaagaagcctttcccagaccctcttaattctagtgccttccctctgtgaattatttcctgtttatcctgtacCTAGCTTGTTTATACTTATTGGTGTGCAGGTAGTCTcacccccattagactgtgagctcctcgagggcagacacttatcttttgcctctttttgcatcctgagcacttagcacagtgcccggcacacaagaggcacttaatcaatgcttactgactgactaaaacactccctgctctcaaggagcttacattctcatgAAGGAGGCAACCTGTCCATATgcaagtatatattaaatataaacaaaatgaatccaAGGTACCtggggagggagggcactagcagcTGTGGGGTGGCAGGGGGTGTTGAAAAGACTGATAGGGCAAGGCCTGagctttgctttaggaaaatcacttttgtggATGTGCAGAGGATGGATTAACTCAGCAAGAGACTAGCCACAGGGAGGCAGTCTATTGGGAGGTGGGGCTGACAATGCCATCTTTCCAGATCCCCCAGGGTCTTCCTTAACTCTTCTCCCTCATTCACCCTCCTCTCCCTGATATCTAATCAATTGCCAGTCCTTATTTTTACCTCTAAGCTATCTGTTATATCTCTGCCCTTATCTTCATTCACAGGACAACAATCCCAGTTCAGACTTCCATCACCTCTTAACTGAATTATTACAATAACCTCCTAATTAGTCTCCCTCTGCTTTTAGTCTCTGAGGTCTGAGATGAGGGTTGGATGATTCAGTAGGGTTTGGGGGAGCTCTCATGAGGAGGGCTGACTTCCCTGGAGTGTCTCCCACATTTTGATCTCAAATTCATCCGGATTAGAGAGAACcccaaaggagaagaaaagtcCTATCTGCTCCCACATACCCAAAAGATATTCTAATCTGTGTCATTCCTCATGCTCAAGAAAcgtcaatggctccctatcaccacTATGATAAAATACACATGCCTCTATTTAACGATTCAGTTCCTTTATAATCAGCCTACCTTTctagggaatttttaaaaaaatcttacttttttatttttaaataaaaacccttatcttccatcttagaatcaatactgggtattggttccaaggaagaagagcggtaagggccaggcaatgggggttagttagtgtcttgcccagggtcacatagttaggaaatgtctgaggtcagatttgaacctagtgcctcccatctctaggcctggctctctatccactgagccacccagctgccccaaattcttatcttctgtcttaaagttgataaaaatatcagttccaaggcagaagagtggtaagggctaagcaatggggattaagtgacttgtccagggtcacagagctagtaagtatctgaggtcaaatttgaacccaggacctcccaactccaagcctggctctctatctgctgagccacctggctgctcttCTTTCTAGGGTGATTGTACATGAAAACCCCTCAGATATTTTTGGCTCCAACCAATTTGGCCTACCTACACTTCCTCATATACCACATTCTATATCTTACATTATGACTTTGCACAGATGGTCCCCaagcctggaatactctccctcctctccctaccTTTCATTATAATGCCTCGCTCCTTTCAAGGTTCCACTTGAGTGTCATCTCTAACAAGAGCTTTTCCCAATTTGGCTGGTTTTTAATCCCCCGCCccctttttacttattttgcgAACTCTTCTATACCCtcagtaaaatataagctcaatgagggcagaaactgtctcatttttgtatctgtatcccagggcctgggacagttttaaataaacatttgtttattgATTCTTTCCACCCTCCCACAATATTCAGGCCCTCATTGCCCCTTGCCGGGGCTATTTTCAATAGATTCCCAATTgctcttcctgtctccaaactCTTCCCTTGACAACCTAGCTCTCCTCCAAGAGTGACTACCAAGATTTTAAATCAGAAATCCTGTGGTATAATTCCACACTCGAAGTCCTTCTGGAACTTTCTAATGTTTTAGGAATAAGATGCAAACACCTGAGCCTAGCATTTCAGTCTCATTTCAgaccctccacaatctggctctgttttcatttcctttcagtCTCATTCCTACACCCTCTCCTCAGGCCAAACAggactgggcagctaggtggctagggGATGGAACACTAGGGCTAGAGTTAGTCAaccaatcaataatcatttattaagagcttactgatggggcagcttggtggctcagtggacaccAGGACCTggctttgagcacaatagtattccatcacccgcatataccacagtttgttcagccattccccaattgaaggacatcccctcattttccagttttttgccaccacaaaaagcgcagctataaatattttcgtacaagtctgtttatctatgatctctttggggtacaaacccagcaacgaTATGgtgggatcaaagggcaggcattcttttagagctctttggacatagttccaaattgccattctagaatggttggatcagttcacaactccaccagcagtgcattaatgttccaattttgcatttggggatttcttgacaaaaatcctggggtggtttgccatttccttctccagttcttttttcagatgaggaaactgaggaaggtaGGTGATTCAATGACTAGGGTTgggctaggaatcaggaagacatcttcctgagttcaaatctggccttagacacttactagccacgtgatcctgggcaagtcatttaactctgttggcctccgtttcctcagctataaaacgagctggagaaggacatggcaaaccactccaatatctgtgccaagaaaaccccaaatggggccatgaagagtcagacacaactgaaatgactgaacaagaacagcctactatgtaaaaatattcatagccgcactctttgcagaatcaaaaaattggaaaatgagggggtgtccttcctttggggaatggctgaacaaactgtagtatatgatggtgatagaatactattatgctgaaaggattgatgatctggaggatttctatatgaactggaagagcCTCCaaaaattgaagcagagtgaaatgagcagaaccaggagaacattatacacagaaagtgaagcaCTGTGGAACTagccaatgtaatggactttactactagcagcactgcaatgatccaggacattcctgaaggacttatgagaaagaacgctgtccacatccagagaaagaactgtgggagcagaaatgcaaaagaaaaacataacacTTATCtcttgtatatatgggtatatgaattGGGGTTTTGACTTTAAAAGGCCACTCTATggcaaaaatgagtaatatggaaataggtatcaagttagCACATTTatacaactcagtggaattgcttgtcggcttctgggaagggggagggaagaagggagggaaagaaaatgaatcatggaaacatggaaaatatttttaaaataaataaatgaaaagaagaagaggaacctattatgtgccagacatatGCTAAGTACTGGGCACATCTGGaagatctgaaatcaaatttggcctcagacttgtACTAGCTGTATGAGTTTTATCATTCTTCactgctgtctgcctcaatttccttaactgtaaaatagggatcataacagcacctacctttcaggttgttgtgaggattaaatgagataatatttgtaaagcgcttagcTTTATAAGGTCtgacacatagttggtgcttaataaatgcttattccaggggcagctaagtggcataagCCTACTAgtgtcaggcctaaagacagaatatcctaggttcaaatgtgccctagctttgtgaccctggacaagtcacttaacccccattgcctagtccttaccactattctgctttggaactaatactcagtactgattctttttttttttttaaacccttactttccgtcttggagtcagtactgtgtattggttcaaaggcagaagaatggtaagggtaggcaatgggggttaaatgacttgtccagggtcacagagctgtgaagtgtctgagaccacatttgaaactaggaccttctatctcaagatctggctctcaatccactgagctactcagctgcaccccctcagtactgattctaagagagaaggtaaaggtttaaaaaaaagaaagtaaggttatcccaaaaagtaaaataaagaaatgcttattccctttccctttagGGTATTTAATGACAAATTCACCCAGTCAGTAGATAGTAGAGTTGAATCTTAGACTATGCTTTCCTGCTCTGCTCCTTGTCCTACATTGCCTTGATTCTTACCATAACACTGAAGCCACTTGGGGATCTTGGGCCTCTTCCCAGCTCCATCATCTTCCCTGCTACCCCCAGAGCCTCACCTAGGAGCCATCTTTAAGGGAGAAAGGGGTCTCAAAGACTTTCAAGCCTCCTTCTTATGAGTAAAGGATCCTCATTTTTGTTATTCCCCTCTCCCGGGTCCCTGTTGGACCCTGATTCTGACCTGGGTAGGGAATCCTCCCATAGGTGACAATTTCTGTGAGCAGGATGCCAAAAGACCAGACATCTGACTTGATGGTGAATGTCCCATAGTTGATGGCTTCAGGAGCTGTCCACTTGATGGGAAATTTTGCTCCTAAAAGAAAGAATTACCTGAATATCCCACaccatttccttcctcattccTCCAGTGGGAGGGTTTTCCTACCTATGGGGCAGAATTTCCTTAGCTGTGGCTTTCCTACATTTCTGCGCCCAAACCCATCCTGACTGAGCCTTATCTGTCTCTGGGACTTTATCTCCCAATTGTATGTCTCCTTTTCCCCCAAACGGTCTCCCATTTGCTGTGTTTCCCCATATCCCTCCTCCAGGTAGGGGTCATTGAGTTGTATGTTCTCCAGCTACCTTGAGAGACGATACCCTCTCAGAGCTATGATCTCCCTCAATATGGTCCCCCTTAACCCATTTCCAGCCATGAACTAGTTTTATGGTCCCCTGTCTTCAAACCAGGTCCCCTGTGATTCTCCTCTGGTATTGTGTGTCCCTCTGACCCCTTGAACTGCCATTTGGGCCCCTCACTTTCCCTCTCAAGCCATGCCCCTATTCCCACCACACATTTACTCACCCTCCCTGGCTGTGTACTCATTGTCCTCAATTAGCCGGGCCAAGCCAAAGTCAGCAATCTTACAGTTGAGTGTGTCTGACACTAGGATGTTGGCCGCCCGAAGGTCTCGGTGGATGTAATTCCGCTCCTCAATGAAGGCCATGCCCTCAGCAATCTGAGGGCTCAGAGGAGGAGAAAGGTCAGCAGTGTTGGTCccttccttccctgtccctttcccAAGATCCATTCCCAAACCATTTGGCACTTCCACCCTCTCTTCCCTGAACCCCCAAAGACCCTGTCCCAATCTCACCTGTGCAGCCATATCCAGCAATTTATGGATGGTTAGTTTGACCCCAGTTGAGGTTTTGAGGAAGTCTACCAGGCTCCCTGTGGGTCAGAGTATTCAGCTGAGGGTAGAACTGACAACCTACAGGGAAAACTCTACTAGGGGAAGGAACTTCAGGCTCCATCAGAATTCGGAGCCACCACCAATTCCTCTACCCAGCCATTCCCCATAATTTCCCCCAACAGAGGAAATTCCTCTCCCAGCAGAGAGCCACCAAAGTAAGCCCATATTAAGCCTATACTCTGAATTGGGTCTTAAGCACTTAACTAGCATAGAGAGGCacaagaaaacatagaaaaagaTAGATAGGGAGATGATAGAGAGGTCTGGAGGCCAGAAGAACCACATTGACACCCAGCTTGGGGGTGGAGGGGCATGTTTGGGCCACCATCAAGCACAGGGACCTATATATTGCTCAAATGTGGCCCTGTTAGAATCAGAATCTCAAAATTGGAGGCTAGGACTTGGGATGCAGATCATTAAAGTTAGAAAGGTCTTCAGAACACAGAATTTCAACTTTGGAAGACACCTTGGAACCCAGAGAGTTAATTTAGAATGCCAGAGCTAGTAAAGGGTCCTAGAGGAAAAGatcttggaacacagaatgtccAGGTTAAAAAGGAGAACGAAGAGCATAGAAAAATCGACATCAGAGGAGGAAAAGATCATAAAAAATAGCAGATAGAatcctagagctgggagggaacttagaaAATAGGATGTTGAAGCCAGAAGGATCTCTAGCacatagaatgtcaaagctgagaggaactttagaatatagaatgtcagagttgggaggaaccttagaacatagaatgttagagttggaagaaaccttagaagagGAGAATGTTgattcccagttgtgtgaccctgggcaagtcacttgacccccattgcctacccttaccactcttctgccttggagccaatacacagtattgactccaagccggaaggtgagggtttaaaaaaaaacagaatgttgAAGCTGGAAGGATCTCTAGCacacagaatgtcaaagctgagaggaaccttagactatagaatgtcagagttgggaggaaccCTAGAACATAGAGTGTCAGATCTGGGAAGGGAAACCTTTCAACAAAGGGCATAAAATATCATAATTGGGATACAGAATATCAAAGCTGGAAGCAGAACATTATATCAGAGCTAAGGAGGCGATAATGAATGTCAGAGCTACACAGGATCTTATACTATCCGAGACTGGAAGGACCCCAGAGCACAGAACACAAAATGCCACACCTGGAAAAGACCTTCGCCCACAGAACATAGAATATCTAGAATATCACAGTCATAGATGACCTTGAAAAATAGGATGTCAGAGTTTGGGAGATGTTGCTAGAATGTTGAAGATGGAAAGGActtaaaaatgaagattatagGATGTTggaactagaaaggatcttagagaatACCATGTCCAAGTCTTACTTTGCAGGTAGGGAAACTTTCCAAGCTAGAAAGGGTCTTACAATGCTGACTTGCCCGCTGCCCAACTGGGCTTCAATGACTGAACTGAAATGAAAATGTCGGTTCCCTGATCCagcccagggctctttccactctcTCATAGTACACCCTCACCAGCCTGCTATTAGGATCCCAACCTTGGCGCCGAGggtcatgttttctttttccaagtcaGATTCTTTTGCCAGTTGCTGGGTCAAGGGGAGGGCAGGCAGGATGTCCCTACTCCTCGAATTGGAAAAGGGAATTATCCAACAGGAAGAGAGGCCTTTGGGTCTGAGCCAAGGCCTGAGTAGGTTCTGAAGCCCAAGTCTGGTGCTGCTGACCACAACTCTGTGGCTATGTCCCATGCTCCATGACCTCTTCCCCTCCTATGTTTCTGGGCTATTCCCCCCCTCCTAGAGTAAAAGACCCTTTGGAGAACCTGGATCTGAATGTTCTAGGAGAATGGCTTGTCCTACTCACTATCCCTCCACCATTTCTCTGCAGGCTTGGGCCTGTTTGGCCATGATAATTGCGTAGGGGCTTGTGTAGATTCTCAGCACTAGAGGTATTCCACAAGCTGAGGCAGGGTGCCCACTTGTCAGGAATGATGCAGAGAAGATGCCATGATTCTGAGTGCAGGGAGCCGGGATTGCTTTGACTCCCTTTCTGGTGTGTTGTgggtgtgacactgggtaagagGGGACAGTTCCAGGGGACTGGCGTGTGTTAGGTGAAGGGGTGCCGAGTCCCACCATGGCACCCACCGTTCTCCATGTATTCTGTGATGATGTAGATGGGCTCCTGCGTGACCACTGCATATAGGCGGACCAGCCGTTGGTGCTGCAACTGTTTCATCAGGTTGGCCTCAGCCAGGAAGGCATCAGGGGACATGCTGCCCGCTTTTAGGCTTTTCACTGCAACCTTGGTGTGTCCATTATAGTACCCTGTGGTAGGGGAGAAGGAATTCCCAGGCACCTGCTTGGAGGAAGCTTAAGGTTTTGGCTCCAGCCCAGTGCCTGAATGTCTCCATATTTGTTAGGGGGATAAAGAACAAagtcattccttcctttttcttctggcAGCTGCTTCTCAATATTGGCCCTGCCACAGGTAATCGGTTGGGAAGCTCTCAGTCCTCTATTTTTGGACCTTGTTCCATGGGGCTAGCCCTCACTTACCCATCCAGACCTCCCCAAACTGGCCAGCTCCCAGCCTCTCCACCAGCTTCAGCGTCTCTCTTGGTACCTCCCACTCATCTTCCCACCAGGGCTTCTGCGGCTTCTGGGTCTGGCAGGGCCGACTCAATCGGGTGCAGAGCCCATCGGAGACTTCTGTGGGCCCAAAGGGGTGCTTGGGTGAGGGGAAGCCCTGAACACACAACAGCTCCTCCTTCCCCAAGGGGCTGGGGATCAGGGATGAAGACTGTGGAGACACCTCAGCCACAGGGGAATGACTGCAAGAGGGGCTAGATAGAGAGAGGTTTGGGGTGGGAGATTCATTTGGGCCCCTTAGCTAGAGCTGTGGGTCTGGGTTCGGCAGAAGCTAAAGGGTGGGAATGCTGGTGATTTTGGAGAGGTGAAGCGTAGATGTTTGTGTGGGCCTACAACTAGGATCTTAGGGCTGAAGGCCCTGCCTGGGTGAGTTTAGGGAAGCTGAGGATTTGAAGCTGAAAGCTAAGGGTTTGGGGAAGGAGCTCTGGATGAGTTGGGAGTACGGAACTGAGGGAACAGGTAGGTTGGGACTGAAGATCTGAGGCTAAAGAGCTAAGTGGACTGGGGACAGGGAAATCTGGGGCTGTGGCCAGGGCTCACTAGAGTAATGCTGGACCAGCTCATGCAGACCAGGAAAGGTGATTCGGGGGGAAATGTAGAAGCCACCATTGTCCAGATTGCGGATCTTGTAATGTTTCACCACTTCCCCCTGGTTCTGGTCAAAGTCTCGCACTGAGAGTGAGAAGGAACCTGCAGGGAATGGGAATAGTCAAGGTCAGGAGCCATTCCTATCCCTCCACCCTCTACCCTCAAGCAGATGGCACAAAACTGGGAGGGACAACTAACACACTGAATGATGGAATTGTAGTCCCAAAAGACCTAGGCTAGGGCATTGGACTTAATCTAATTCAATGAAATTCAATGGAGATGAGTGAAATGTCTTATACGTGGGTTCAAAAAATTCAATTTCACAAGTAGAAGATAGGGGGAAAAAACCATGGTTAAATAACAGTTtgcctgaaaaagatctggaggtttTAATGGACGGCAAGTTCAATGAGTCAACAGTATGCTATGGCAGCCAGAAAAGCTAATAGGATCGTGGGCTACATTTAGAGAATAAAGGAATTGGTATTCTTTCTATACTCTACCCTCAACAGACCATATCTAAGGTACTATGTTTAGTTTGGGGcaccatattttagaaaagatactCAAAATTTGGAGGCTGACCAATGAAGATGGTGAAGGGCCTTAAATCCATGACATATGGAGCTTGGATAAAGGAATCTGGCCTAGTTAGCCTGAAGAGAAGATTCAGGAGGGACCTGATAGTGGTGTTCAAGTATGTGAAGatctgtcatgtggaagagggattagattgtTCCATTTGACTTCAGAAGGAATAACAATGGGTAAAAGTTACAaaaagcaatatttagtgtggggggggggacccttcctaataattagagatgtcCCAAAGTTAAATGGGCTCAATCTCTGGAGGTGATAGGTTCATCTGTTTTGGAGATCTTCAAACATAGGCTGGAATTTCTTTTCAGGTATGGGTTGATTAAAATGTCCACTGAGGAACCCTTCAGTTCTGAGACGTTGGGATTCTATGATCCAAGCTCTGAACAATTACACCCTACTTTCCTATCTAGCATTGTTTACCATTtgacttcccttctcttcttctcctaaCCCCCTTACCTGCTGTTGTCTCACTCTCTCTGATCAGGAAGGATCCATGGGTGTTCCCAGGGGCCAGAAGTTGTCTCTCAGCATCCTTCCGGCTCAGGTCCTTGAAAAACCAACTGTACCAAGACCCAGTCAGGTCTCTCTCCCATAGTTCTCAAAAAAGTCTCCCCTGCCACACCAGGGTCTCCCTATGTTTCTCCCTTTGTAATGCCCAGGGAATTCATTCATTGACTGGGAATGAGCCAGtaggaatatttatatttatatttatatccccagtaggAAACAGTCCAATGTCACCTCCACCCTGGAGGGCCAGGATGAGCCTGGGAAACTTTAATAGGGTATCTTGGTACCTCATCTGGTTAAGTCCAAGTTTGTTCCTGGATTGTTAGTGCTCAcggggaccttggagatcattttaTCCTGCCCTCttgttttatagaagaagaaatataaacacCAAAGAGAAggaacttgtccaaagtcatctAGTTAGTAAAATGACAAAGGTAGAACCTGTCTCTAAATCCAGCATTCATTTTAAGTGGAATATAAGTCCTTAAAGACAGGGAcccttttgtttttgtctatgAATTCCTAGGATCTTGTACAGTTCTGACTcttggtaggcatttaataaatgtttagtgaattgaattaaatgagaACTTCCAGGGTTCTGTGAGATTTCTTGATTACTTAGAGTTTCTTTTACCTCTATTCTGGGTATCTGGAAGCCTTGTTTTGGTTATTTCTCTGTTTATTCTTTTGCCTGGCCaataaatcctagaaaaattgtCTAGCAAGAAAGGAAACTAGGCAGAGGGAGTGGAGCAAGATTTAGTTATATAGTAATGGTTTCATTGGAAAGTGAAGGTAACTGGGGATCTGGGAAGAATATTGCAATTGGAGttagaggttctaggttcaaatctcactcaCTATGAGCAaattccatcctagaatcagtactatgttgattctaaggcagaaaggcagtaagggttaggcaatgggggggtaaatgacttgcccaaggtcacatagccaggaggtgtctgtggccagatttaaacctaggaccttccatttcttggcctggctctcaatccactgagtcacctaactgctccctcCCAGTACGTCTCtcaacctctttgggcctcagtcttctcctctgtaaaatgaaagggtgggATTAGAAGATctgtaaagtcccttccagctctgtgatcCAAGGAGCTAAGAAATATCAGGGCCAGGATAATCATAGGACAGGATCAATGAATTGGATTTGGGGCTCTGGGATCCGGGAACGTTTAGAAAGCAGTGAGAGCTGAAAGCCCTACATCCAAAAGCTAAGAGCTAAGAAAGTACCCTTAGGAATTGATGTGGTCAGGCAGAGACCCAATCCCCTGGgctatgaatgcttggaagtctctGTTTCCCTCAAATGTCCTGAtgtgactttttttccccatcctgaTACTCACGGCTCAGGCTCCAGGCTGTTAACTTTGGCCACAAAGTTGAAGGGAATGAAGCCCTCCTGGCCAGTGGTCAGGGACTGTGCCTTCCACCATTCTCCGT
Protein-coding regions in this window:
- the LCK gene encoding tyrosine-protein kinase Lck isoform X2; translated protein: MGCCCSSSLDEDWMENIDVCERCHYPIVPLDAKDTLPMRNGSDVRDPLVTYDGLDPPVSPLQDNLVIALHSYKPSHDGDLGFEKGEQLKILEQNGEWWKAQSLTTGQEGFIPFNFVAKVNSLEPEPWFFKDLSRKDAERQLLAPGNTHGSFLIRESETTAGSFSLSVRDFDQNQGEVVKHYKIRNLDNGGFYISPRITFPGLHELVQHYSKVSDGLCTRLSRPCQTQKPQKPWWEDEWEVPRETLKLVERLGAGQFGEVWMGYYNGHTKVAVKSLKAGSMSPDAFLAEANLMKQLQHQRLVRLYAVVTQEPIYIITEYMENGSLVDFLKTSTGVKLTIHKLLDMAAQIAEGMAFIEERNYIHRDLRAANILVSDTLNCKIADFGLARLIEDNEYTAREGAKFPIKWTAPEAINYGTFTIKSDVWSFGILLTEIVTYGRIPYPGMTNPEVIQNLEQGYRMVRPDNCPEELYKLMMLCWKERPEERPTFDYLRSVLEDFFTATEGQYQPQP
- the LCK gene encoding tyrosine-protein kinase Lck isoform X1 — its product is MGCCCSSSLDEDWMENIDVCERCHYPIVPLDAKDTLPMRNGSDVRDPLVTYDGLDPPVSPLQDNLVIALHSYKPSHDGDLGFEKGEQLKILEQNGEWWKAQSLTTGQEGFIPFNFVAKVNSLEPEPWFFKDLSRKDAERQLLAPGNTHGSFLIRESETTAGSFSLSVRDFDQNQGEVVKHYKIRNLDNGGFYISPRITFPGLHELVQHYSRYYNGHTKVAVKSLKAGSMSPDAFLAEANLMKQLQHQRLVRLYAVVTQEPIYIITEYMENGSLVDFLKTSTGVKLTIHKLLDMAAQIAEGMAFIEERNYIHRDLRAANILVSDTLNCKIADFGLARLIEDNEYTAREGAKFPIKWTAPEAINYGTFTIKSDVWSFGILLTEIVTYGRIPYPGMTNPEVIQNLEQGYRMVRPDNCPEELYKLMMLCWKERPEERPTFDYLRSVLEDFFTATEGQYQPQP